One window from the genome of Bdellovibrio sp. NC01 encodes:
- the tilS gene encoding tRNA lysidine(34) synthetase TilS — protein MSLSRAKQDLDHQAWKLVRQHSLQNKKILVALSGGVDSTALLRVLSKIHKKDLLGACYFHHGEDANAEYRKEAQAFCEKLCKKLEIPFFALKSSELAKSEAQYRELRYEALKRLMADEGFTVLATGHHRDDLLETRLLRLIRGTGAQGFQAMLAYKDGIFRPFLEVTKKELKKYLREEKLRTFEDPSNSSLDPLRNWLREEWLKALEKRQRGAVASLARSLETIAQEVSSQPWGDLLSQNESYKTQGLSRSFYLTLSPFEQRRLLAQYLFSLGKKDFSQAQLEEIQKRLDKSQKVITFKTAGAEWEINAEQIKVQS, from the coding sequence GTGAGTTTGTCCCGCGCAAAGCAAGATTTAGATCACCAGGCTTGGAAACTCGTTCGTCAGCATTCGCTGCAAAACAAAAAAATCCTGGTGGCTTTGTCGGGTGGGGTGGACTCGACGGCTTTACTGCGAGTTCTTTCTAAAATTCATAAAAAAGATTTACTCGGTGCTTGTTATTTTCATCACGGTGAAGATGCAAATGCCGAGTATCGCAAGGAAGCTCAAGCATTCTGCGAAAAGCTTTGTAAGAAGTTAGAAATTCCATTTTTCGCTCTAAAAAGTTCAGAATTGGCGAAATCCGAAGCGCAATATCGCGAGCTTCGTTATGAGGCATTGAAGCGGTTGATGGCTGATGAAGGTTTCACCGTTTTGGCAACTGGTCATCATCGAGACGATCTTTTAGAGACACGGTTGTTGCGTCTTATTCGTGGAACTGGAGCGCAAGGTTTTCAGGCGATGCTTGCGTATAAAGATGGCATCTTCAGACCTTTCCTAGAAGTAACCAAGAAAGAGTTAAAAAAATATCTGCGTGAAGAGAAACTTCGTACCTTTGAGGACCCGTCTAACTCCTCCCTGGACCCGCTTCGTAACTGGCTGCGTGAAGAATGGCTAAAGGCTCTCGAGAAGCGTCAGAGGGGTGCTGTGGCATCCTTAGCGCGCTCGCTGGAGACAATTGCGCAGGAAGTCTCGTCACAGCCGTGGGGTGATCTCCTGAGTCAAAATGAGTCTTATAAGACACAGGGGCTTTCTCGCTCGTTTTACTTAACTTTGAGTCCTTTTGAGCAGCGAAGATTGCTCGCTCAGTATCTTTTTTCACTCGGAAAAAAAGATTTTTCGCAAGCCCAGCTTGAAGAAATTCAAAAGCGCCTGGACAAGTCGCAAAAAGTGATCACATTTAAAACTGCAGGCGCAGAATGGGAAATTAACGCAGAGCAAATCAAGGTCCAGTCCTGA
- the ftsH gene encoding ATP-dependent zinc metalloprotease FtsH, with translation MRSTQKTLALWFFLIIMAVFLFQAYESKHQKVIGDFNYSKFTEAVKANEVASVTFRQDTSEVVGEMKPDFEKKYNGTHFSIIGNTQDEGFKFLQEHGITPNYERADNGGFFQSLVVNWLPLILIVAMFLFIMRQIQVGGGKAMSFGKSRARLLTEHKNRVTFKEVAGVDEAKDDLQEIVSFLKDPKKYTKLGGRIPKGVLLVGSPGTGKTLLARAVAGEAGVPFFTISGSDFVEMFVGVGASRVRDLFEQGKKNAPCLIFIDEIDAVGRHRGAGMGGGHDEREQTLNQLLVEMDGFESSEGVIMIAATNRPDVLDPALLRPGRFDRRVVVNKPDLKGREQILGVHTRKTPLGPDVEIAKIARGTPGFSGADLENLVNEAALVAARTDKKYLEMEDFERAKDKVIMGSERKSMVISEEDKKVTAYHEAGHTLVNKKLSGLDPIHKVTIIPRGMALGVTQTLPEKESVSLSKSTAEHMIAFLFGGRAAEEVVFKDITTGAGNDIERATDIARRMVCEWGMSKLGPLAFEKSGGEVFLGMQYGHQGHKSYSEAKAEEIDAEVSKIINTGYAQAVQILTDNKTALEALAQALLEYETIDGHEVEMLINGAAVSEIEKYRSNRKETFNAIAAAKEKKDGNDPVGNTGPVTV, from the coding sequence ATGCGCTCTACTCAAAAAACGCTAGCACTTTGGTTCTTCCTCATCATTATGGCTGTCTTCTTGTTTCAGGCCTATGAGAGCAAGCACCAAAAAGTGATTGGTGATTTTAACTACTCAAAATTTACGGAAGCTGTGAAAGCCAATGAAGTGGCAAGCGTCACGTTCCGCCAAGACACCTCTGAAGTTGTCGGTGAAATGAAACCGGATTTCGAAAAGAAATACAACGGTACACATTTCTCTATCATCGGTAACACGCAAGACGAAGGTTTCAAATTCCTTCAAGAACACGGTATCACGCCAAACTACGAGCGCGCTGATAACGGTGGTTTCTTCCAATCTCTTGTTGTGAATTGGTTGCCACTGATTCTGATCGTGGCGATGTTCTTGTTTATCATGCGCCAAATCCAAGTCGGCGGTGGTAAAGCAATGTCGTTCGGTAAATCACGTGCCCGTCTTCTGACGGAGCATAAAAACCGTGTCACTTTCAAAGAAGTGGCTGGTGTTGATGAAGCGAAAGACGATTTGCAAGAAATCGTATCGTTCCTGAAAGATCCTAAAAAATACACGAAACTAGGTGGTCGTATCCCTAAAGGTGTGTTGCTTGTGGGTTCGCCAGGTACAGGTAAAACTTTGCTTGCTCGCGCAGTTGCGGGTGAAGCAGGTGTGCCGTTCTTCACTATTTCTGGTTCTGACTTCGTTGAAATGTTCGTGGGTGTCGGTGCAAGCCGCGTTCGTGACTTGTTTGAACAAGGTAAGAAAAATGCTCCATGCTTGATCTTCATCGACGAGATCGATGCCGTAGGTCGCCATCGTGGTGCCGGCATGGGTGGTGGTCACGATGAACGTGAGCAAACTCTGAATCAATTGCTTGTTGAAATGGACGGCTTCGAATCTTCTGAAGGCGTTATCATGATCGCTGCAACAAATCGTCCTGACGTTTTGGATCCAGCACTTCTTCGTCCAGGTCGTTTCGACCGTCGCGTGGTTGTGAATAAACCGGATCTTAAAGGTCGTGAACAAATCTTGGGAGTTCACACTCGCAAGACGCCACTTGGACCTGACGTAGAGATCGCTAAGATCGCTCGCGGTACTCCAGGCTTCTCGGGTGCAGACCTTGAAAACTTGGTGAACGAAGCGGCTCTAGTAGCGGCTCGTACTGATAAAAAATATTTAGAGATGGAAGACTTTGAACGCGCTAAAGACAAAGTCATCATGGGTTCTGAAAGAAAATCTATGGTTATCTCTGAAGAAGATAAAAAAGTGACTGCGTACCATGAGGCGGGTCACACGCTTGTGAATAAAAAATTAAGCGGTTTGGATCCGATCCACAAAGTGACTATCATTCCTCGCGGAATGGCTTTGGGTGTGACTCAAACATTGCCTGAAAAAGAAAGCGTGTCGTTGTCGAAATCGACAGCAGAACACATGATCGCATTCTTATTCGGTGGTCGTGCAGCAGAAGAAGTGGTCTTTAAAGACATCACAACGGGCGCTGGTAACGATATCGAACGTGCCACTGATATCGCACGTCGCATGGTTTGCGAATGGGGTATGAGTAAGCTTGGACCTTTGGCGTTTGAAAAATCAGGCGGCGAAGTGTTCTTGGGCATGCAATACGGTCATCAAGGTCACAAGTCATACTCTGAAGCAAAAGCAGAAGAGATCGATGCGGAAGTTTCAAAAATTATCAACACAGGTTACGCACAAGCGGTGCAAATCCTGACTGATAATAAAACAGCGTTGGAGGCTTTGGCTCAAGCGCTTCTTGAATACGAAACGATCGATGGTCATGAAGTTGAAATGTTGATTAATGGTGCTGCGGTTTCAGAAATTGAAAAATACCGTAGCAACAGAAAAGAAACTTTCAATGCGATCGCTGCCGCTAAAGAGAAAAAAGACGGTAACGATCCAGTTGGTAACACAGGACCTGTGACGGTCTAA
- the cdaA gene encoding diadenylate cyclase CdaA, with protein sequence MLQQFLDNLIFIVQHLRLQDAIDMILVWMVVYRILVLIKRTGTIQMLSGLGVLAIGYILSIWLELFTFNWILEKFFSNLFVIVVVLFQAEIRRALAHIGSNPFFTDASTIQETQVIEEIAKGVIATAQKGFGALVVVEREIVIDYHIEFGTEMDSKVSAELLASIFHPESPMHDGAVLIRNGKIHSAGCFLPLSKNPALDKNLGTRHRAAIGLTEETDALVFVVSEENKSIGIVQGGHLSPNVELGDIRKALYETFGLKYKAFSQQGDVS encoded by the coding sequence ATGTTGCAACAGTTTTTGGACAATTTGATCTTTATCGTTCAGCACTTGCGTCTGCAAGATGCGATCGACATGATCCTTGTCTGGATGGTTGTGTACCGCATTCTGGTTCTTATCAAGCGCACGGGCACAATCCAAATGCTGTCGGGCCTTGGTGTACTTGCGATTGGCTACATCCTTTCCATCTGGCTTGAACTTTTCACGTTCAATTGGATTCTAGAAAAATTCTTTTCAAACTTGTTCGTGATTGTGGTGGTCTTATTCCAGGCCGAGATTCGCCGTGCGCTTGCGCACATTGGTAGCAATCCGTTTTTCACGGATGCTTCGACGATTCAAGAAACACAAGTTATTGAAGAGATCGCAAAGGGTGTTATCGCCACAGCTCAAAAAGGCTTCGGTGCCTTGGTGGTGGTTGAGCGTGAAATTGTGATCGATTATCACATCGAGTTCGGAACTGAGATGGATTCAAAGGTCTCTGCCGAATTGTTGGCTTCGATTTTCCATCCGGAAAGTCCTATGCATGACGGCGCGGTTTTAATCCGTAACGGTAAAATCCACTCAGCAGGTTGCTTCCTGCCTTTAAGCAAAAATCCAGCTTTAGATAAAAACTTGGGAACTCGCCACAGAGCCGCGATTGGTTTAACAGAAGAAACAGACGCTTTGGTGTTTGTTGTTTCTGAGGAAAACAAGTCGATTGGTATTGTGCAAGGTGGTCACTTAAGCCCGAATGTGGAGCTAGGTGATATTCGTAAAGCTCTTTATGAAACCTTCGGCCTTAAGTACAAAGCCTTCTCTCAACAAGGAGATGTGTCGTGA